From one Bacteroides fragilis NCTC 9343 genomic stretch:
- the metG gene encoding methionine--tRNA ligase — protein sequence MEKNFKRTTVTSALPYANGPVHIGHLAGVYVPADIYVRYLRLKKEDVLFIGGSDEHGVPITIRAKKEGITPQDVVDRYHFLIKKSFEEFGISFDVYSRTSSKTHHELASDFFKKLYEKGEFIEKTSEQYYDEEAHQFLADRYITGECPHCHSEGAYGDQCEKCGTSLSPTDLINPKSAISGSKPVMKETKHWYLPLDKHETWLRQWILEEHKEWRPNVYGQCKSWLDMGLQPRAVSRDLDWGIPVPVEGAEGKVLYVWFDAPIGYISNTKELLPDSWETWWKDPETRLVHFIGKDNIVFHCIVFPAMLKAEGSYILPDNVPSNEFLNLEGDKISTSRNWAVWLHEYLEDFPGKQDVLRYVLTANAPETKDNDFTWKDFQARNNNELVAVYGNFVNRAMVLTQKYFEGKVPAAGELIDYDKETLKEFSDVKAEVEKLLNVFKFRDAQKEAMNLARIGNKYLADTEPWKLAKTDMERVGTILNISLQLVANLAIAFEPFLPFSSERLRQMLNMDSFDWAELGRNDLLPAGHQLNKPELLFEKIEDATIEAQVQKLLDTKKANEEANYKAKPIRANIEFDDFMKLDIRVGTVLECQKVPKADKLLQFKIDDGLETRTIVSGIAQHYKPEELVGKQVCFIANLAPRKLKGIVSEGMILSAENNDGSLAVVMPGREVKPGSEVK from the coding sequence ATGGAAAAGAACTTTAAAAGAACTACCGTCACATCGGCACTGCCGTATGCGAACGGCCCCGTCCATATCGGCCATTTGGCCGGTGTATATGTACCGGCAGACATCTATGTCCGCTATCTGCGACTGAAAAAAGAAGATGTACTTTTCATCGGAGGCTCCGACGAACATGGGGTACCCATCACCATCCGTGCCAAAAAGGAAGGTATCACTCCGCAGGATGTAGTAGACCGCTATCACTTCCTGATTAAGAAATCATTCGAAGAATTCGGTATCTCGTTTGACGTATACAGCCGTACATCGTCCAAAACACACCACGAACTGGCTTCAGACTTCTTCAAGAAGCTATACGAAAAAGGAGAGTTTATCGAAAAAACTTCGGAACAATATTATGATGAAGAAGCACACCAGTTTCTGGCCGACCGCTACATCACCGGTGAATGTCCTCACTGTCATTCGGAAGGTGCCTATGGTGACCAATGCGAAAAGTGCGGAACTTCACTGTCGCCCACTGACCTGATTAATCCGAAAAGTGCCATCAGCGGAAGCAAACCGGTCATGAAAGAAACCAAACATTGGTATCTGCCACTTGACAAACATGAAACATGGCTGCGCCAGTGGATATTGGAAGAACACAAAGAATGGCGTCCGAACGTGTACGGACAGTGCAAAAGCTGGCTCGATATGGGTTTGCAGCCGCGTGCGGTCAGCCGTGACCTCGACTGGGGGATTCCTGTTCCGGTAGAGGGTGCTGAAGGTAAAGTTCTCTACGTATGGTTCGATGCACCAATCGGTTACATATCCAATACAAAAGAACTGCTTCCCGATTCATGGGAAACCTGGTGGAAAGATCCCGAAACCCGTTTGGTTCACTTTATCGGAAAAGATAATATCGTATTTCACTGCATCGTATTTCCGGCTATGCTGAAAGCTGAAGGCAGCTATATCTTGCCGGATAATGTACCGAGCAACGAATTTCTGAATCTGGAAGGAGACAAAATATCCACTTCACGCAACTGGGCAGTGTGGTTACACGAGTATCTGGAAGACTTCCCCGGGAAACAGGACGTATTGCGTTATGTATTGACAGCCAATGCACCCGAAACCAAGGACAACGACTTTACCTGGAAAGACTTCCAGGCACGCAATAACAACGAATTGGTAGCGGTCTACGGTAACTTTGTGAACCGTGCGATGGTATTGACACAGAAGTACTTCGAAGGTAAAGTACCCGCTGCGGGCGAACTTATAGATTATGACAAAGAGACACTGAAAGAATTCTCCGATGTTAAAGCCGAAGTAGAAAAGCTGCTCAATGTATTCAAGTTCCGTGATGCACAGAAAGAAGCCATGAATCTGGCTCGTATCGGAAACAAATACCTGGCCGATACAGAACCCTGGAAACTGGCAAAGACGGATATGGAACGTGTAGGTACTATCCTGAATATATCTCTGCAACTGGTAGCCAACCTGGCTATCGCTTTCGAACCATTTCTTCCGTTCAGTTCGGAACGCTTACGCCAGATGCTGAACATGGATAGCTTCGACTGGGCAGAACTGGGACGGAACGACCTGCTTCCTGCCGGACATCAACTGAATAAGCCGGAATTATTGTTCGAAAAGATAGAAGATGCCACAATTGAAGCACAAGTACAAAAGTTGCTCGATACAAAGAAAGCAAACGAAGAGGCTAATTACAAAGCCAAACCGATCCGCGCCAATATCGAATTTGACGACTTCATGAAACTCGATATTCGCGTAGGTACTGTTCTCGAATGTCAGAAAGTGCCTAAGGCCGACAAATTATTGCAGTTTAAAATAGACGACGGACTGGAAACACGCACCATCGTCAGCGGCATTGCACAACATTACAAACCGGAAGAGCTAGTAGGCAAGCAAGTTTGCTTCATCGCCAATCTGGCTCCACGAAAGCTGAAAGGTATCGTCAGCGAAGGTATGATCCTGAGTGCCGAAAATAATGACGGCAGCCTGGCCGTTGTTATGCCCGGACGGGAAGTGAAGCCGGGAAGTGAAGTGAAATAA
- a CDS encoding lipopolysaccharide biosynthesis protein, producing the protein MAEQSLKEKTAKGLFWGGFSNGIQQLLNLLFGIIITRMLDSTDYGMIGMLAIFTAVANSIQESGFTAALANKQTFRHEDYNAVFWFSFLMGASLYLLLFFCAPFIAAFYKTPQLIPLSRFLFLGFLISSCGTAHNAVLFKKLMVKEKAKATITALLCSGTIGIVMAYNGMAFWGLAVQQITYIFIANALLWYFSPWRPTFSFNFKPIREMLPFSSKLLITNVFHYINDNIFSVLLGRFYTSQDVGYYTQANKWTNMGFSLISNMINGVSQPVLVETSSDAMRQKNIFRKMLRFTAFISFPAMFGLALIANEFIVIAVTAKWQACVPIMQILCIWGAFVPITYMYSNLLISKGKSNLFMWNTIAQSLVQLTMLLCTISQGILVMAVIYTVINIGWLLIWHYFVNKQIHITLWEVMKDITPYLLISGGVIGTSYFLTIGFHNLYVLLILKIGIAVSLYVFIMWIGKSVIFFESVQFIRKKLLK; encoded by the coding sequence ATGGCAGAACAGTCGCTAAAAGAAAAAACAGCCAAAGGATTATTCTGGGGTGGATTCAGCAATGGCATCCAGCAATTACTGAACCTGCTGTTCGGAATTATCATCACCCGTATGCTGGATTCGACAGACTACGGTATGATTGGTATGCTGGCTATATTTACCGCCGTAGCCAACTCTATACAAGAGAGCGGATTTACGGCCGCTCTGGCCAATAAACAGACGTTCCGTCATGAAGACTACAATGCGGTGTTCTGGTTCAGTTTTCTAATGGGTGCATCGCTTTACCTGCTGCTCTTTTTTTGTGCCCCGTTTATCGCAGCATTCTATAAGACTCCACAGCTTATTCCTCTATCCCGCTTCCTTTTCCTGGGTTTTCTGATTTCAAGTTGCGGAACTGCCCATAATGCGGTATTATTTAAAAAACTAATGGTGAAAGAAAAAGCGAAAGCAACCATTACCGCACTATTGTGTTCAGGCACCATAGGAATTGTCATGGCATACAATGGAATGGCTTTCTGGGGGCTGGCCGTACAGCAAATCACCTATATTTTCATCGCTAATGCGCTGTTATGGTACTTTTCTCCGTGGCGTCCTACTTTTTCGTTCAATTTCAAACCTATCAGGGAGATGCTTCCGTTCAGCAGTAAACTGCTTATCACCAATGTATTTCATTACATCAATGATAACATATTTTCTGTTCTGCTGGGGCGCTTTTATACCAGTCAGGATGTAGGTTACTATACTCAGGCCAATAAATGGACCAATATGGGCTTCTCACTGATCAGTAACATGATCAACGGAGTATCTCAGCCTGTCCTGGTCGAAACCTCTTCCGACGCCATGCGACAGAAAAATATATTTCGGAAGATGTTGCGCTTCACCGCCTTTATCTCTTTCCCGGCCATGTTCGGACTGGCATTGATAGCCAACGAGTTCATCGTAATTGCCGTCACCGCCAAATGGCAGGCATGTGTACCCATCATGCAGATTCTTTGCATCTGGGGAGCATTTGTCCCCATTACTTATATGTACTCCAATCTCCTGATCAGTAAAGGAAAGTCGAATCTTTTTATGTGGAATACCATTGCACAGAGCCTGGTTCAACTCACAATGCTTCTTTGTACTATCTCACAAGGCATACTCGTCATGGCCGTGATTTATACGGTTATCAACATCGGTTGGCTGCTGATATGGCATTATTTCGTAAACAAGCAGATTCACATCACCCTATGGGAAGTCATGAAAGATATCACTCCGTACCTACTGATCTCCGGAGGAGTCATAGGAACCAGCTATTTCCTCACGATCGGCTTCCATAACCTATATGTATTGCTGATTCTTAAAATAGGAATAGCCGTAAGCCTTTATGTGTTCATCATGTGGATCGGCAAATCGGTGATCTTTTTTGAAAGTGTACAATTTATCCGGAAAAAACTCTTGAAATAA
- a CDS encoding glycosyltransferase, translated as MNILIQQTKAFPHRANSFYWFYAQLTEWLTAHGVDSKLYFSYLELADSEFENGLLLPDHYSQFYTPRNIEAICRFIIDKQIDVILDYSHVITGDTRKYYLEIKKRNPGIKICTMIHNCPSHTTQLKQYELSTLRFKDVHGPKKLFQWMLPQLYISLLKKVVSHQNRSAYDTLDEVVLLSPAYIPEFKKLIGKKDAWKLSAIPNAIKPVHSNIPIEEKDKEIIFVGRMATEKALPKLLKIWGMVQDKLPDWKLTLVGDGPQFGTCRQIIAEKKLKRVCLTGHQMSIPYIDRARILCLTSVIEGLPTVFTEAMSLGVIPIGFDSFNAIYDMIDDGIDGFIIPDNNYEQYAETILRLAQNDTLRCRIAYKAQKRKNRYDIEQVGPLWMETFRKHGLIK; from the coding sequence ATGAACATCCTGATCCAACAAACCAAAGCATTTCCTCATCGTGCCAATAGCTTTTATTGGTTCTATGCGCAACTGACCGAATGGCTGACTGCACACGGAGTGGACAGTAAGCTTTACTTTTCGTACCTGGAACTGGCTGACAGCGAATTTGAGAACGGCCTCCTGTTGCCCGATCATTATTCTCAATTCTATACACCCCGCAACATCGAAGCAATCTGTCGCTTCATTATCGACAAACAGATAGACGTGATTCTCGATTACTCCCATGTCATCACCGGAGATACACGCAAATATTACCTCGAAATCAAAAAAAGAAATCCCGGAATCAAAATATGCACGATGATCCACAACTGTCCCAGCCATACGACACAGTTAAAACAATACGAGTTATCTACACTCCGGTTCAAAGACGTGCATGGACCCAAGAAACTTTTTCAGTGGATGCTACCACAACTCTACATCAGCTTATTAAAAAAAGTGGTCAGCCATCAAAACCGTTCGGCATACGACACGCTCGACGAAGTGGTACTGCTGTCACCCGCTTATATACCCGAATTCAAGAAACTTATAGGCAAAAAAGACGCATGGAAGTTATCTGCCATCCCTAATGCCATAAAACCTGTGCATAGTAACATCCCGATTGAGGAGAAGGACAAAGAAATCATCTTTGTTGGCAGAATGGCAACCGAAAAGGCATTACCCAAATTACTAAAGATATGGGGTATGGTTCAGGATAAACTGCCGGACTGGAAACTCACCCTTGTAGGAGATGGTCCCCAATTCGGCACGTGCCGGCAAATTATTGCCGAGAAAAAATTGAAGCGGGTCTGCCTGACCGGCCATCAGATGTCGATCCCCTATATAGACCGTGCCCGGATTCTTTGTCTGACTTCCGTCATAGAAGGACTACCCACCGTATTTACAGAAGCAATGTCACTGGGGGTGATTCCTATCGGATTCGATTCTTTCAATGCGATCTATGACATGATAGATGACGGCATAGACGGATTCATTATTCCCGACAACAATTATGAACAATATGCAGAAACCATTCTACGGTTGGCACAAAATGACACACTCCGCTGCCGGATAGCCTACAAAGCTCAAAAGCGGAAAAACAGATATGACATAGAACAGGTAGGACCACTGTGGATGGAAACTTTCCGTAAACATGGATTAATTAAATAG
- a CDS encoding glycosyltransferase → MKVTIYPYSINKGDIRVNPYISDFIHALQQNGITIANPPHKNPLFSLIPRKADSDAYIFHWPENVPDYKYGMLQTLAAIWLLFKIKCHHKKIIWFLHNKQPHVMKHRWSKKLLIHLLLRKADLIVTHATEGIKVVQDQYPKAVAKTVFLHHPTKNRIEEYIPQPPETDLLIWGNISRYKGVPEFVRFATQHSLKLKTKIIGKCSSQELLEELRKESNEMISIEDRSIPFEELKQEIRRSRFVLVPYAAESILSSGILMDSLSFGAKVIGPAVGSFRDYAAEPLLNVYTFHTFDDIQELVDKANEATDIAGYNRFLNVHSWNEFGKKFQNLLQKIIQ, encoded by the coding sequence ATGAAGGTCACGATATATCCATACTCTATCAACAAAGGTGATATACGCGTTAATCCGTATATCAGCGACTTCATCCATGCACTGCAACAGAACGGAATCACAATTGCCAATCCCCCGCACAAGAATCCGTTATTCAGCCTCATCCCAAGAAAAGCAGATAGCGATGCTTATATCTTTCATTGGCCGGAGAATGTACCCGACTACAAATATGGAATGTTGCAGACTCTTGCTGCTATCTGGCTTCTTTTCAAAATTAAATGCCACCATAAGAAGATCATCTGGTTCTTGCACAATAAGCAGCCCCATGTGATGAAACACCGATGGTCGAAAAAGTTATTGATACATCTGCTCCTCCGCAAAGCCGATTTGATAGTGACACATGCTACAGAAGGTATCAAAGTGGTTCAGGATCAATATCCGAAGGCTGTAGCCAAAACGGTATTCTTGCATCACCCTACTAAAAACCGGATAGAAGAATACATCCCCCAACCACCGGAAACCGACCTGCTGATCTGGGGAAATATCTCCCGATACAAAGGGGTACCGGAATTCGTACGTTTTGCTACTCAGCATTCATTAAAACTGAAGACTAAAATCATCGGGAAATGCAGTTCGCAGGAACTCCTGGAAGAACTACGCAAAGAAAGTAATGAGATGATCAGCATAGAGGACCGTAGTATTCCTTTCGAAGAGCTAAAACAAGAGATCCGCAGATCACGTTTCGTACTGGTACCTTATGCTGCCGAGTCTATCTTAAGTTCCGGCATACTGATGGACTCTCTCTCATTCGGAGCCAAAGTCATCGGACCGGCTGTAGGCTCTTTCAGGGACTACGCCGCCGAACCCTTGCTTAATGTATATACTTTCCATACGTTCGATGATATACAGGAACTCGTTGACAAGGCAAACGAAGCAACAGATATAGCCGGTTACAACCGGTTCCTCAATGTACATAGCTGGAACGAATTCGGCAAAAAGTTTCAAAATTTACTTCAGAAAATAATACAGTAA
- a CDS encoding glycosyltransferase family 4 protein produces the protein MKVLYTFGGMPHYLNAMLNKLHNKGVEITVITPQKGNATIGKGVKMVKGGTYRHLTAIEKKAFYGKSAYPSLPEIVREEKPDILIMGWPYFLQVFFQPRLRKAMKECRTRLVIREIPFQTPPYGKIKEYFHENPMYDENMRLVSTGTGFYLKQWLTAKIRKYCYARITGTLNYSTAAYDILPSYGVKQEQIHVTYNSTDTDALLKEKEAVLTSPPLLPPSSKRALHIGRLVKWKRVDLLIDAFTKVIASHPDAELVVVGDGPELDNLKKQAADLNLTEQVRFIGAVYSPKELGAYMNESTVYVLAGMGGLSINDAMTYGLPVVCSVCDSTERDLVTDGVNGLFFKEGNADSLSDKLNKLFASPERCASMGRESERIIREKINIETVSKRYLQAFRTFMQ, from the coding sequence ATGAAAGTACTCTATACATTCGGCGGCATGCCCCATTATCTGAATGCCATGCTCAACAAACTTCATAACAAAGGAGTGGAAATCACCGTTATCACTCCTCAAAAAGGAAATGCCACTATCGGTAAAGGTGTAAAAATGGTAAAGGGAGGAACATACAGGCACCTCACCGCCATTGAGAAGAAAGCATTCTACGGAAAAAGCGCCTATCCCTCCCTACCGGAAATAGTACGTGAAGAGAAACCGGATATTCTGATAATGGGATGGCCCTATTTCCTGCAAGTGTTCTTTCAACCCCGATTGAGAAAGGCTATGAAAGAGTGCCGGACACGGTTGGTTATCCGTGAAATTCCCTTCCAGACCCCTCCCTACGGGAAAATAAAAGAATATTTCCATGAAAACCCGATGTATGATGAAAACATGCGGCTGGTCAGTACCGGAACCGGCTTTTATCTTAAACAATGGCTGACAGCGAAAATACGTAAATACTGCTACGCACGCATTACCGGAACGCTGAATTACTCGACCGCTGCATACGATATTCTTCCTTCCTATGGAGTGAAGCAGGAGCAAATACATGTCACTTACAACTCTACGGACACAGATGCCTTACTGAAGGAGAAAGAAGCCGTACTCACCTCGCCCCCGCTTCTTCCTCCTTCCTCCAAAAGAGCGCTACACATCGGCCGATTAGTGAAATGGAAAAGGGTGGATCTGCTGATCGATGCATTTACAAAGGTTATTGCCAGTCATCCGGACGCGGAACTGGTAGTGGTAGGCGATGGACCGGAGCTGGATAACCTGAAAAAACAGGCAGCCGACCTGAATCTGACAGAACAGGTTCGATTCATCGGTGCAGTATACAGTCCCAAAGAACTGGGAGCCTATATGAATGAATCGACTGTCTATGTACTCGCGGGCATGGGAGGATTATCCATCAATGATGCCATGACCTACGGACTGCCCGTGGTTTGTTCGGTATGCGACAGCACCGAACGTGACCTGGTAACGGACGGAGTGAACGGACTTTTCTTCAAAGAAGGCAATGCCGACAGCTTGAGCGACAAGCTCAACAAACTGTTTGCCTCTCCCGAACGTTGTGCCTCTATGGGACGTGAGTCAGAACGAATCATCCGCGAGAAAATCAACATTGAAACGGTCAGCAAACGTTATTTGCAAGCTTTCCGAACTTTTATGCAGTAA
- the wecB gene encoding non-hydrolyzing UDP-N-acetylglucosamine 2-epimerase, whose translation MKKILLVFGTRPEAIKMAPLVKALQRDTEHFETKVCVTAQHRQMLDQVLEVFDIIPDYDLNIMAPNQDLYDITTKVLLGLRDVLKDFCPDTVLVHGDTTTSMAASLAAFYRQVAVGHVEAGLRTYDMLSPWPEEMNRQVTDRICTYYFAPTGKSKQNLLQENIDAKKIFVTGNTVIDALLMAVDIISKKPGIKEKLHQELRDKGYEVGQREYILVTGHRRENFGEGFLHICKAIRELAALHPEMDIVYPVHLNPNVQKPVYELLSGVDNVYLISPLDYLPFIYAMQHSTLLLTDSGGVQEEAPSLGKPVLVMRNTTERPEAVEAGTVKLVGTDAEAIVSNVTELLRNKELYRRMSETHNPYGDGHACERILSVLTR comes from the coding sequence ATGAAAAAGATATTACTTGTTTTCGGTACCCGTCCTGAGGCCATTAAGATGGCCCCGTTGGTGAAAGCCTTGCAAAGAGATACTGAACACTTTGAAACGAAAGTGTGTGTGACGGCACAACATCGTCAGATGTTGGACCAGGTACTTGAAGTGTTCGACATCATTCCTGACTACGATCTGAATATTATGGCACCCAACCAGGACTTGTACGACATCACCACTAAAGTTCTTCTGGGCCTGCGCGATGTGCTGAAAGATTTCTGTCCGGATACGGTGCTGGTACACGGAGATACCACTACGTCGATGGCCGCTTCACTGGCTGCATTCTATCGGCAGGTTGCCGTGGGACATGTTGAGGCCGGTTTGCGTACCTATGATATGCTGTCTCCCTGGCCGGAAGAGATGAATCGTCAGGTGACCGACCGTATTTGTACCTACTATTTTGCTCCTACCGGGAAATCGAAACAGAATCTGTTACAGGAAAACATCGATGCAAAGAAGATATTTGTTACCGGTAATACGGTTATCGATGCTTTGTTGATGGCTGTTGACATTATTTCGAAGAAGCCGGGAATCAAAGAAAAGTTGCATCAGGAACTTCGTGACAAAGGTTACGAAGTGGGACAACGTGAATATATTCTGGTTACCGGGCATCGTCGTGAGAACTTTGGGGAAGGATTTTTACATATTTGTAAAGCGATTAGAGAATTAGCCGCGTTGCATCCCGAGATGGATATTGTATATCCGGTACATCTGAACCCGAATGTACAGAAACCCGTATACGAACTTCTGTCAGGAGTAGACAATGTATATCTTATTTCGCCGTTGGATTATCTGCCGTTTATTTACGCTATGCAGCACTCCACTTTGCTGCTGACCGATAGCGGTGGAGTACAAGAGGAGGCTCCTTCACTTGGCAAGCCGGTGTTGGTGATGCGAAATACCACGGAACGTCCGGAAGCAGTAGAGGCGGGAACTGTAAAACTGGTGGGGACGGATGCTGAGGCGATTGTCAGTAATGTGACTGAGCTGCTCCGTAATAAGGAGTTATACCGTCGTATGTCCGAAACACATAATCCTTATGGTGACGGGCATGCTTGTGAACGCATCCTGTCGGTATTAACCCGTTAA
- the wecC gene encoding UDP-N-acetyl-D-mannosamine dehydrogenase produces the protein MKKVVFLGLGYIGLPTAAVAAGHGYEVVGVDVNPSVVETINQGKIHIVEPELDQIVKEVVRTGNLRAVSKPEQADAFFVVVPTPFKQNHRADITYVESATRSVIPYLREGNLFVIESTSPVFTTERMAEVIYKERPELKDKIYIAYCPERVLPGNTLYELVHNDRVIGGVNPESTAKAIEFYSAFVQGKLHPTNARTAEMCKLTENSSRDSQIAFANELSMICDKAGINVWELIELANKHPRVNILQPGCGVGGHCIAVDPWFIVSDYPEQAQIIKRARETNDYKADWCANKVMEACQQFVEKNDREPVVACMGLAFKPNIDDLRESPAKYIASRIVSESRAEVLIVEPNVASHASFHLTDYREAYQKADIVVWLVRHTPFVELPREESKLELDFCGVRK, from the coding sequence ATGAAAAAGGTTGTTTTTTTAGGATTAGGCTATATCGGACTTCCTACTGCTGCCGTGGCCGCCGGACATGGTTATGAAGTTGTAGGTGTGGATGTTAATCCTTCGGTAGTAGAAACCATCAATCAGGGTAAAATACATATTGTGGAGCCGGAACTGGATCAGATTGTAAAAGAGGTGGTGCGAACAGGTAATCTCCGTGCCGTTTCGAAACCTGAGCAGGCAGATGCTTTTTTTGTGGTAGTACCTACCCCTTTCAAACAAAACCACCGTGCAGATATCACCTATGTGGAATCGGCTACCCGCTCCGTAATTCCTTATCTGAGAGAAGGAAACCTGTTTGTTATCGAGTCCACTTCACCGGTATTTACGACCGAACGTATGGCTGAAGTCATTTATAAAGAGCGCCCGGAACTGAAAGACAAAATATACATAGCCTATTGTCCCGAACGTGTATTGCCGGGTAATACGCTTTATGAACTAGTTCATAACGATCGGGTGATCGGTGGCGTCAATCCCGAGTCGACCGCTAAAGCCATAGAGTTTTATTCTGCCTTTGTACAGGGTAAACTCCACCCGACGAATGCTCGTACGGCAGAAATGTGTAAGTTGACCGAGAACTCTTCGCGCGACTCTCAGATTGCGTTTGCCAACGAATTGTCCATGATTTGTGACAAAGCGGGTATCAACGTCTGGGAACTGATAGAATTGGCTAACAAACATCCGCGTGTGAACATCCTGCAACCCGGCTGCGGAGTGGGAGGACACTGTATAGCCGTAGATCCCTGGTTTATTGTTTCGGACTATCCCGAACAGGCACAAATCATCAAACGTGCCCGTGAGACGAACGATTATAAAGCTGATTGGTGTGCCAACAAAGTAATGGAAGCTTGTCAGCAATTTGTCGAGAAGAACGATCGTGAACCGGTAGTGGCTTGCATGGGACTTGCCTTTAAACCCAATATTGATGATTTGCGTGAATCTCCTGCTAAATATATTGCTTCCCGCATTGTATCTGAGTCGCGTGCAGAGGTGCTGATTGTAGAACCCAATGTCGCTTCACATGCCAGTTTCCATCTGACTGACTATCGGGAGGCTTATCAGAAAGCGGATATCGTGGTATGGCTGGTACGTCACACTCCGTTTGTGGAGTTGCCCCGTGAAGAAAGTAAATTGGAGTTGGACTTCTGCGGAGTAAGAAAGTAG
- a CDS encoding glycosyltransferase family 4 protein: MRVLIINTSERLGGAAVAASRLMESLKNNGIKAKMLVRDKQTDQISVVGLQRNWWQVWRFVWERIVIWKANRFKKNNLFAVDIANTGTDITSLPEFQQADVIHLHWVNQGMLSLNDIRKILKSGKPVVWTMHDMWPCTGICHHARECTNYHQECNHCPYLYGGGSKKDLSNRIFRKKQQLYKEAPITFVTCSQWLKGQAEKSALLTGETVISIPNPINTNLFKPRNKKEARSKCHLPQNGKLILFGSAKITDKRKGIDYLIESCKLLAEKHPELKDSLSVVVFGKQSEQLKPLLPFKVYPLNYVSNEHELVDVYNAVDLFVTPSLEENLPNTIMEAMACGVPCIGFNVGGIPEMIDHLHNGYVAQYKSSEDFANGIYWALTDPDYPSLSEQANRKVIANYSEGIIAKRYIDVYNKITGRYA, translated from the coding sequence ATGAGAGTTTTAATAATCAATACTTCCGAACGTTTGGGCGGAGCGGCCGTCGCAGCAAGCCGCTTGATGGAATCGTTGAAAAACAACGGTATCAAAGCCAAAATGTTGGTGCGCGACAAGCAAACCGACCAGATCAGCGTAGTAGGTCTGCAACGTAACTGGTGGCAAGTATGGAGGTTTGTGTGGGAACGCATTGTCATCTGGAAAGCCAACCGCTTTAAGAAGAACAATCTTTTCGCAGTCGATATAGCCAATACAGGCACAGACATTACAAGCCTGCCGGAGTTTCAGCAGGCAGATGTCATCCACCTGCATTGGGTGAATCAAGGAATGTTGTCACTGAACGATATCCGGAAGATTCTGAAATCCGGTAAACCGGTAGTGTGGACCATGCACGATATGTGGCCCTGTACAGGCATCTGCCATCACGCCCGTGAGTGTACCAACTACCATCAGGAGTGTAACCACTGTCCATACCTGTATGGAGGGGGAAGTAAGAAAGATCTGTCCAACCGTATCTTCCGTAAAAAACAACAACTCTACAAAGAAGCACCCATTACCTTCGTCACTTGTAGCCAATGGCTGAAGGGACAAGCTGAAAAGAGTGCTTTGCTGACAGGAGAAACGGTAATCAGTATACCTAACCCCATTAACACCAATCTATTTAAACCCAGAAACAAGAAAGAGGCACGTAGCAAATGCCATTTACCCCAAAACGGAAAACTGATTCTTTTCGGTTCGGCCAAAATCACGGATAAACGGAAAGGCATCGATTATCTGATTGAATCGTGTAAATTACTGGCTGAGAAGCATCCTGAACTGAAAGATTCTCTAAGTGTAGTCGTTTTTGGCAAGCAATCGGAACAACTCAAGCCGTTGCTTCCTTTTAAAGTATATCCACTCAACTACGTGAGTAACGAGCATGAACTGGTAGATGTTTACAATGCGGTCGACCTTTTCGTTACTCCCTCACTGGAAGAGAACCTGCCCAATACCATCATGGAAGCTATGGCATGCGGAGTGCCTTGTATCGGCTTCAATGTCGGCGGCATCCCGGAAATGATAGACCATCTGCACAACGGGTATGTGGCACAATACAAATCATCCGAAGATTTTGCCAACGGCATCTATTGGGCACTGACCGACCCGGATTATCCGTCTCTCTCGGAACAGGCCAACCGAAAAGTAATCGCCAACTACTCGGAAGGCATTATTGCCAAAAGATACATTGATGTCTACAATAAAATAACAGGAAGATATGCATAG